One stretch of Phycisphaerae bacterium DNA includes these proteins:
- a CDS encoding phosphoglycerate dehydrogenase codes for MIRILAADPLAEEGLNKIKAMPGVEVDEKPGQNEDQLATLVGNYDGMIIRSGVKITAKVLANPGKLRVIARAGVGVDNVDLAAATKAGILVMNTPDANTLSTAEQTMALMLAMSRHIPAADTHVRAKEWKRNKFVGVQLAGKTLGIIGLGRVGRAVAQRALAFDMRVVAYDPFYSGQSTLDGQVTLCGSRDDVFAQADYITLHTKLSDDTKQMINKDSIAKMKSGVRIINSSRGGVINEADLTQALITGKVAGAAVDVYSTEPPAPDNPLLTAPNIVLTPHLGASTEEAQLAVTLDAVDALLDYLVNDKIRWAVNVAGLPAELTEMDKAYLDLARRIGAILSHVGTGIIESVQVTTHGEKIAPLLSTLQKQILADMLNPHFTARLNVINVDAFAKERGIQVERTSDLSASAVTDSVTVRVKTRETTHEVNGQIFLDGQPRIMSIDGYSMNLVPEGEMLLIFNNDEPGVIGLVGTIFGNQKINIADMMLSRRKGTALMVLKLDAPMSPAALRALESSKPQIIRVLPVTLPAIDS; via the coding sequence ATGATCAGGATCCTGGCAGCAGACCCGTTGGCGGAGGAGGGGCTTAACAAAATCAAGGCCATGCCCGGCGTCGAGGTCGACGAGAAGCCGGGGCAGAACGAGGACCAATTGGCCACCCTGGTCGGCAACTACGACGGCATGATCATCCGCTCCGGGGTGAAGATCACGGCCAAGGTCCTGGCCAACCCGGGTAAGCTCCGGGTCATCGCCCGGGCCGGGGTCGGCGTGGATAACGTCGATCTGGCCGCGGCCACCAAGGCCGGCATCCTGGTCATGAACACGCCGGACGCCAACACCCTGAGCACGGCCGAGCAGACCATGGCCCTCATGCTGGCCATGTCCCGGCACATCCCCGCGGCCGACACTCACGTCCGAGCCAAGGAGTGGAAGCGCAACAAGTTCGTCGGCGTGCAACTGGCGGGAAAAACACTGGGAATCATCGGCCTCGGCCGGGTCGGGCGGGCCGTGGCTCAACGGGCCCTCGCCTTCGACATGCGCGTCGTCGCCTACGATCCCTTCTACTCGGGCCAGAGCACACTCGACGGCCAGGTCACCCTGTGCGGGAGCCGGGACGATGTGTTTGCCCAGGCCGACTACATCACCCTGCACACCAAACTCAGCGATGACACCAAGCAGATGATCAACAAGGACAGCATTGCCAAGATGAAGAGCGGCGTGCGAATCATCAACAGCTCCCGGGGCGGCGTGATCAACGAGGCCGACCTGACCCAGGCCCTCATTACCGGGAAGGTCGCCGGGGCGGCCGTCGATGTCTACTCCACCGAACCGCCGGCCCCGGACAATCCTCTGCTGACCGCCCCGAACATCGTGCTGACCCCACATCTGGGCGCCTCGACCGAGGAGGCTCAGCTGGCCGTCACCCTGGATGCGGTGGACGCCCTGCTGGACTACCTGGTCAACGACAAGATCCGCTGGGCGGTGAATGTGGCCGGCCTGCCGGCTGAACTGACCGAGATGGACAAGGCGTACCTTGACCTCGCCCGCCGCATCGGAGCGATCCTCTCCCACGTCGGCACGGGTATCATCGAGTCAGTGCAGGTCACCACCCACGGCGAGAAGATCGCACCCCTGCTCAGCACGCTGCAGAAGCAGATTCTCGCGGACATGCTCAACCCGCATTTCACCGCCCGGCTGAACGTGATCAACGTGGACGCATTCGCCAAAGAACGGGGCATCCAGGTCGAACGAACCTCCGACCTGTCGGCCAGCGCCGTTACCGACAGCGTCACCGTCCGGGTCAAGACGCGCGAGACCACCCATGAAGTCAACGGGCAGATCTTCCTGGACGGCCAGCCGCGCATCATGTCCATCGACGGCTACTCGATGAACCTCGTCCCGGAAGGCGAGATGCTCCTGATCTTCAATAACGACGAGCCAGGCGTGATCGGCCTGGTCGGCACGATCTTCGGTAACCAGAAGATCAACATCGCCGACATGATGCTCTCGCGGCGAAAGGGCACGGCCCTCATGGTGCTGAAGCTCGATGCCCCGATGAGTCCGGCTGCCCTGCGGGCCTTGGAGTCGAGCAAGCCCCAGATCATCCGGGTGTTGCCGGTCACACTCCCGGCGATCGACTCGTAG
- a CDS encoding SGNH/GDSL hydrolase family protein: MHRLAVLLAPFLFAAPWTLAEQAASLPARPEAQAANRQFLAHIAIQGTTLMVRPGVYRIAGRELRIEQAASLAIEPADLVAVENEPLKLSPDRPNAWAAGTPLRGVRTAGVNASGSLAPGSLVIRKSPGGEPLTEGKDYLVGTEFGMVGIGPESRVSPNDTVFASYRCSLRRIDSVFIDTLGRPSLIRGRPDISVPVPPEPAWSGQRLFNVYRPYHAQELTDEHLFPLLEAPDLAVTRSAPGRLPKALQKIKAGKPLTIVCWGDSVTTGGDVSRGSMRYVEQFRRMLIDGLPNPCLPVNVVNISYGGTTSRQWLRMEPFTDEWFRNPGACPADEVTFERIIALKPDVLTMEFVNDASMDEAAVEQTYNEILKRVRPFGTELVLITPHFTAAHWMGFRSLREDENRGYVQALYRFAEKHNLAVADASARWAHLWKEGVPYPTLLVNTLNHPDDRGHRLFAEEMIKCFR, encoded by the coding sequence ATGCATCGTCTCGCGGTTCTCTTGGCTCCGTTTCTCTTCGCCGCCCCATGGACCCTCGCCGAGCAAGCGGCTTCCCTTCCGGCGAGGCCCGAGGCCCAGGCCGCCAACCGTCAGTTTCTGGCCCACATTGCCATCCAAGGGACCACGCTGATGGTCAGACCGGGCGTCTACCGCATCGCGGGCCGGGAACTCCGCATCGAGCAGGCGGCCTCCCTGGCGATCGAACCGGCGGACCTGGTCGCCGTCGAGAACGAGCCGCTCAAGTTATCGCCCGACAGGCCAAACGCGTGGGCGGCGGGTACCCCTTTGCGCGGCGTTCGAACAGCCGGCGTCAATGCGTCCGGCTCCCTGGCACCGGGATCCCTGGTCATTCGCAAGTCGCCGGGGGGCGAACCGCTGACCGAGGGCAAGGACTACCTGGTCGGCACCGAGTTCGGCATGGTTGGCATCGGCCCGGAGTCGCGGGTGTCACCGAACGACACAGTCTTCGCCTCCTACCGATGCAGCCTCCGTCGGATCGACTCGGTCTTCATCGATACCTTGGGACGACCATCGCTGATCCGTGGCCGGCCGGATATCTCCGTACCGGTCCCCCCCGAGCCGGCCTGGTCGGGTCAGCGGCTATTCAACGTCTACCGTCCCTATCACGCCCAGGAACTGACCGACGAGCACCTCTTCCCGCTGCTCGAAGCTCCCGACCTGGCCGTGACCAGGAGCGCTCCCGGCCGGCTCCCCAAGGCCCTTCAGAAGATCAAGGCGGGCAAGCCGCTGACCATCGTCTGTTGGGGCGACTCGGTCACCACCGGCGGCGACGTGAGTCGCGGCTCGATGCGCTACGTCGAGCAATTCCGGCGAATGCTGATCGACGGCCTGCCCAATCCCTGCCTGCCCGTCAACGTGGTCAACATCAGCTACGGCGGCACCACCTCCCGGCAATGGCTTCGCATGGAGCCCTTCACCGACGAGTGGTTCAGAAACCCGGGCGCCTGCCCCGCGGACGAGGTGACCTTCGAGCGGATCATCGCTCTCAAGCCCGACGTGCTGACCATGGAGTTCGTCAACGACGCCTCCATGGACGAAGCCGCCGTCGAGCAAACCTACAACGAGATCCTGAAGCGGGTCAGGCCGTTCGGCACGGAGCTTGTCCTGATCACGCCGCACTTCACCGCCGCCCACTGGATGGGCTTCAGGTCCCTCCGGGAGGATGAGAACCGCGGTTACGTCCAGGCTCTCTACCGCTTCGCGGAGAAGCACAACCTGGCGGTGGCCGACGCCAGCGCCCGATGGGCTCACCTGTGGAAGGAGGGCGTGCCGTATCCGACCCTGCTGGTCAACACGCTCAACCATCCCGACGACCGTGGGCATCGCCTCTTCGCGGAAGAGATGATCAAGTGCTTCCGTTGA
- a CDS encoding DUF47 domain-containing protein gives MFGLFPRDTGFYELFDEGAATLERAARAFKELVADYGRAKDHLNEIRQIEHDGDSVARRTFLKLDTTFITPFDREDIQALVNQIDNIIDAIDAAAQRMLLFKIARPPDAIVKQSDVLLKACVHIRQAMTRLRQMRRPEEIRNHLLEIHHLENVGDDTNHEALAALFTSDPPMNPLEVMKLKELYDLTEAAIDGCEDAANTIERVILKNM, from the coding sequence ATGTTCGGCCTGTTTCCCCGGGATACCGGTTTCTACGAACTCTTCGACGAGGGCGCTGCCACGCTGGAGCGCGCCGCCAGAGCGTTCAAGGAACTGGTCGCGGACTACGGCCGGGCCAAGGACCATCTCAACGAGATCCGCCAGATCGAACACGACGGCGACAGCGTGGCCCGACGCACCTTCCTCAAGCTCGACACGACCTTCATCACCCCGTTTGACCGAGAGGACATCCAGGCCCTCGTCAACCAGATCGACAACATCATCGACGCCATCGACGCCGCAGCCCAGAGGATGCTGCTTTTCAAGATCGCCCGGCCACCGGATGCCATCGTCAAGCAGTCGGACGTCCTGCTGAAGGCCTGTGTCCACATCCGCCAGGCGATGACCCGTCTCCGCCAGATGAGACGGCCCGAGGAGATCCGGAATCATCTCCTGGAGATCCACCACCTCGAGAACGTCGGCGACGACACGAATCACGAGGCCCTGGCCGCCCTGTTCACCAGCGACCCTCCCATGAACCCCCTCGAGGTCATGAAACTGAAGGAGCTTTACGACCTGACCGAGGCCGCCATTGACGGTTGTGAGGACGCGGCGAATACCATCGAACGCGTCATCCTGAAGAACATGTGA
- a CDS encoding KamA family radical SAM protein has product MGSDSEPDGERRGSVSLPVLDINPNPVAIDPPLLTGGGDITRRRSRTRGEQAPRGTTTLPPIGSRTNAFCRRFFPDATAADWNDWQWQLRNRLRDLAGLERVFRLSDDERETVLRLGGRLPVGITPYYASHMGHDDSSHPTRRAMIPVSGEFARTVGEADDPLGEDGHSPVPGLVHRYPDRVLFLVTNFCATYCRYCTRARMVGHSGEYHFNYKQYQRAVDYIGAHPEIRDVLLSGGDPLTMSDDRLEWILSKLQAIPHVEFIRIGTKVPVVLPQRITPALTRMLRRYHPLWMSIHFMHPVEITPEVGRACGRLADAGIPLGSQTVLLRGINDKVETMKQLVHGLLRIRVRPYYLYQCDPISGSSHFRTSVEKGLEMISGLRGHTTGYAVPNFVIDAPGGGGKIPLIPEPMVGRDGDFVLLRNYEGRIFRYPDPLPENRGR; this is encoded by the coding sequence ATGGGCTCCGACTCGGAGCCCGACGGTGAACGCCGCGGATCTGTCAGCCTACCTGTACTAGACATCAATCCTAATCCTGTCGCGATTGATCCGCCGCTCCTCACAGGGGGGGGTGACATCACCAGGCGGAGGTCGCGGACTCGGGGTGAACAGGCTCCCCGGGGCACAACAACCCTTCCCCCTATTGGTTCTCGCACCAATGCGTTCTGTCGGCGGTTCTTTCCGGACGCCACAGCTGCCGACTGGAACGATTGGCAATGGCAGCTTCGGAATCGTCTTCGCGATCTGGCCGGCCTGGAGCGTGTCTTCAGGCTCTCCGATGACGAGCGCGAGACGGTCCTTCGCCTCGGCGGGCGACTGCCGGTCGGCATCACGCCCTACTATGCGTCGCACATGGGGCATGATGATTCCAGCCATCCGACCCGGCGAGCCATGATACCCGTGTCCGGGGAGTTCGCCCGGACGGTGGGTGAGGCCGATGATCCACTGGGCGAGGACGGCCACAGCCCGGTGCCCGGTTTGGTTCACCGCTATCCCGACCGGGTTCTGTTCCTGGTGACGAATTTCTGTGCTACCTACTGCCGGTACTGCACCCGGGCGCGCATGGTTGGGCATTCCGGCGAGTACCACTTCAACTACAAGCAGTATCAGAGGGCGGTCGACTACATCGGTGCCCACCCTGAGATCCGGGATGTCCTGTTGTCCGGCGGTGACCCGTTGACCATGAGCGACGATCGGTTGGAGTGGATCCTGTCGAAGCTGCAGGCCATTCCCCACGTCGAGTTCATCCGGATCGGGACGAAGGTGCCGGTCGTCCTGCCTCAACGGATCACGCCGGCCCTGACCCGGATGCTCCGGCGGTATCACCCGCTGTGGATGAGCATTCATTTCATGCACCCGGTGGAGATCACGCCGGAAGTGGGGCGGGCATGTGGACGACTGGCCGATGCCGGCATTCCCCTGGGTAGCCAGACGGTGTTGCTTCGCGGGATCAACGACAAGGTCGAGACCATGAAGCAGCTTGTTCACGGGCTGCTGAGGATCCGTGTTCGGCCGTACTACCTGTACCAGTGCGATCCGATTTCGGGCTCGAGCCACTTCCGAACCTCGGTCGAGAAGGGGCTGGAGATGATCAGCGGCCTCCGAGGGCATACGACCGGCTACGCCGTGCCCAATTTCGTCATCGACGCCCCTGGCGGCGGCGGCAAGATTCCGCTGATTCCTGAGCCGATGGTCGGGCGTGACGGCGATTTCGTCCTGCTTCGCAACTACGAGGGCAGGATCTTCCGCTACCCGGATCCCCTTCCGGAGAACCGGGGCCGCTAA
- a CDS encoding D-alanine--D-alanine ligase codes for MNVGLTYDLRADYLAAGYGEEETAEFDRPDTIDALAEALSQLGHQPDRIGNIRSLTARLAQGDRWDMVFNIAEGLRGYGREAQVPALLEAFDIPYTFSDPLVLALSLHKGLTKRVLRDLGVSTTDFRLVEQEADVAGVDLPFPLFVKPVAEGTAKGITPRSRVTSRSELERECVRILKACRQPVLVEPFLGGREFTVGITGTGNDAAAIGTLEVILNKNAEANAYTYVNKEQCEERVEYPLADAASARVAEELALATWRSLDCRDGGRVDLRADENGRMFVMEVNPLPGLHPEHSDLPILATAVGIPYVELIGRIVASARKRQGTSAACKS; via the coding sequence ATGAACGTGGGACTGACCTACGACTTGCGAGCTGATTACCTGGCGGCCGGCTACGGCGAAGAAGAGACCGCGGAGTTTGACCGGCCGGACACGATCGATGCTCTGGCCGAGGCGCTTTCCCAGCTTGGGCACCAGCCCGACAGGATCGGCAACATTCGCAGCCTGACCGCGCGACTCGCCCAAGGCGACCGCTGGGACATGGTTTTCAACATCGCGGAGGGTCTTCGCGGATACGGCCGGGAGGCTCAGGTGCCGGCCCTGCTGGAGGCGTTTGACATTCCGTACACGTTCAGCGATCCACTGGTGCTGGCCCTCTCTCTCCATAAGGGGCTCACCAAGCGGGTTCTGCGTGATCTGGGAGTGAGCACGACGGACTTCAGGCTGGTTGAACAGGAGGCGGATGTAGCCGGGGTTGACCTGCCGTTCCCGCTGTTTGTGAAGCCGGTTGCGGAGGGTACGGCCAAGGGCATCACCCCGCGATCTCGGGTGACGTCACGATCCGAGTTGGAGCGGGAGTGCGTGCGCATCCTGAAGGCGTGTCGGCAGCCCGTCCTGGTCGAACCGTTTCTGGGTGGACGCGAGTTCACTGTGGGCATTACCGGCACCGGTAACGACGCTGCAGCCATCGGGACCCTCGAGGTCATTTTGAACAAGAACGCCGAGGCCAACGCATACACCTATGTCAACAAGGAGCAGTGCGAGGAGCGGGTTGAATACCCCCTCGCGGATGCCGCGTCGGCGAGGGTGGCGGAGGAGCTTGCCTTGGCGACCTGGAGGAGCTTGGATTGCCGGGACGGGGGGCGGGTGGACTTGCGGGCGGATGAGAACGGGCGCATGTTCGTCATGGAAGTCAATCCGCTGCCCGGCCTGCACCCCGAGCATTCCGACCTACCCATCCTGGCCACGGCGGTCGGTATCCCCTATGTCGAGTTGATCGGTCGGATCGTGGCATCGGCGCGGAAACGCCAGGGGACGTCGGCTGCATGCAAGTCCTGA
- a CDS encoding D-alanine--D-alanine ligase: protein MQVLILHDDVPADAPLDELDNLVQAEAISAALVQLGHQTRRLPFTLDLKLVEQAIRQAKPDLVFNLVETAGGTGRLTYLAPALLDGLGIAYTGAGTDAMFSTSSKVLSKKILEGHGIPTPAWFTPETLLERSEPLSGSFIIKSVWEDASIGIDDGSIMTPASPAALRQEMVGRLGRLGGEAFAESYIDGREFNLSLLGRGGEVDVLPPAEIHFVDFAPGKPRIVNYQAKWDERSHEFHHTPRCFEFPASDRGLLGELAGLARQCWVVFGLTGYARVDFRVDRVGNPWVLELNSNPCLSPDAGFIAAADRAGLGFVGAIQRIVEEGVGRH, encoded by the coding sequence ATGCAAGTCCTGATCCTCCACGACGACGTACCCGCCGACGCGCCTTTGGACGAGCTGGACAACCTGGTTCAGGCTGAGGCGATCAGTGCCGCCCTGGTACAACTAGGCCACCAGACGCGTCGGCTGCCTTTCACCCTCGATCTGAAGCTCGTCGAGCAAGCGATCCGCCAAGCCAAGCCGGATCTGGTCTTCAACCTGGTTGAGACGGCCGGAGGAACAGGGCGGCTGACCTACCTGGCTCCGGCATTGCTCGACGGGCTGGGCATCGCGTACACCGGAGCGGGGACGGATGCCATGTTCTCCACATCGAGCAAAGTTCTCAGTAAGAAGATTCTGGAGGGGCATGGCATTCCGACGCCGGCATGGTTCACCCCCGAGACACTGCTGGAGCGGAGCGAGCCCCTGAGCGGCTCGTTCATCATCAAGTCGGTATGGGAAGACGCCTCCATCGGAATCGACGACGGTTCGATCATGACTCCCGCAAGCCCGGCCGCACTGCGTCAGGAGATGGTGGGGCGTCTGGGTCGGCTCGGCGGCGAGGCCTTCGCGGAGAGCTACATTGACGGTCGGGAGTTCAACCTGTCGCTGTTGGGCCGAGGCGGCGAGGTCGATGTTCTGCCGCCGGCCGAGATCCACTTTGTGGACTTTGCCCCGGGCAAGCCTCGGATCGTGAATTACCAGGCCAAGTGGGACGAGCGATCACATGAGTTTCACCATACGCCCCGGTGTTTCGAGTTTCCGGCATCAGACCGTGGCCTGTTGGGAGAACTGGCAGGCTTGGCCCGGCAGTGTTGGGTGGTCTTTGGGTTGACCGGGTACGCCCGGGTGGACTTCCGGGTCGACCGAGTTGGCAACCCTTGGGTCCTGGAGTTGAACTCCAACCCTTGTCTGTCGCCGGACGCGGGGTTCATCGCGGCGGCCGACCGTGCGGGCCTGGGCTTTGTTGGTGCGATTCAGCGGATTGTGGAGGAAGGAGTCGGCCGGCATTGA
- a CDS encoding GNAT family N-acetyltransferase produces the protein METLVFREDVRESDIAVVREIVMATKMFYQHEADVAAELVEERLRRGPASGYFFVFAELAGEVAGYSCYGPIACTAHSYDLFWIAVRPDCQGHGLGRRLLGLSERRIVEAGGRRIYVETSGRPLYHSTRAFYEHCAYIREATLKDFYAIGDDKAVYVKVVG, from the coding sequence ATGGAGACACTGGTGTTTCGTGAAGACGTGCGCGAATCCGACATCGCTGTCGTTCGCGAGATCGTGATGGCCACCAAGATGTTCTACCAGCACGAGGCAGACGTGGCCGCCGAACTGGTCGAGGAGCGTCTTCGCCGCGGCCCGGCGAGCGGGTACTTCTTCGTGTTTGCCGAACTGGCCGGAGAAGTCGCCGGTTACTCCTGCTATGGCCCCATCGCCTGCACCGCGCACAGCTATGACCTGTTCTGGATCGCCGTACGTCCCGACTGCCAAGGCCATGGGCTGGGCAGGAGGCTCTTGGGGCTCTCCGAACGGCGGATCGTGGAAGCCGGCGGCCGACGAATCTACGTCGAGACCTCCGGACGACCGCTGTACCATTCCACGCGAGCATTCTATGAACACTGTGCGTACATCCGGGAAGCGACGCTCAAGGACTTCTACGCCATCGGAGATGACAAGGCCGTCTACGTGAAAGTTGTTGGATAG
- a CDS encoding NAD-dependent epimerase/dehydratase family protein yields the protein MNFVTGATGLLGSHIVEQLRLRGQPVRVLVRRGSDVAWLKTQGVEFVEGDLCDPQVLKKAIDGVRIVYHAAARVGDWGPWEDFVRVTIEGTRSLAAVAIASGCERFLHISSISAYGHPNGEGLVFDETAPLGENLHKWSYYSRAKVEAEKMLWALHAAGKLKLTVIRPSWLYGPRDRATIFRLSRMLREGKAKILGDGENRLNVVYAGNVAECSILAAESPRALGQAYNACSDGEMRQKQWMNALAAALGAPPVTRHVPYAVAYNVAFMLECIWHLFGIKKPPMITRYAVWLMGRRCYFSAEKARQDLGWKSTVSYEEGVKRTIAWLHEEEARQGRR from the coding sequence ATGAATTTCGTGACAGGGGCTACAGGTCTGCTGGGAAGCCATATCGTCGAGCAGCTGCGTCTGCGTGGGCAGCCGGTGCGGGTCCTCGTCCGCCGGGGCAGCGATGTGGCGTGGCTCAAGACCCAGGGGGTCGAGTTCGTCGAGGGTGATCTCTGTGACCCCCAGGTTCTCAAAAAAGCCATTGATGGGGTCAGAATTGTCTACCATGCGGCCGCCAGGGTAGGCGACTGGGGCCCCTGGGAGGACTTCGTCCGGGTGACCATCGAGGGGACCCGCAGTCTGGCCGCGGTCGCCATCGCCTCCGGCTGCGAACGGTTCCTGCACATCAGCTCGATCAGTGCCTATGGCCATCCGAACGGCGAGGGTCTGGTGTTCGACGAGACCGCCCCGCTGGGAGAGAATCTGCATAAGTGGAGCTACTACAGCCGGGCCAAGGTGGAAGCCGAGAAGATGCTCTGGGCCCTGCACGCGGCCGGCAAACTGAAGCTGACCGTGATCCGCCCGAGTTGGCTTTACGGCCCTCGCGATCGGGCCACGATCTTCCGGCTGTCGCGCATGCTCCGGGAGGGCAAGGCCAAAATCCTCGGTGATGGTGAGAATCGGCTCAACGTGGTCTACGCCGGCAACGTGGCGGAGTGTTCCATCCTGGCAGCCGAGTCGCCGAGGGCGCTGGGCCAGGCCTACAACGCCTGCAGCGACGGTGAGATGCGGCAGAAGCAATGGATGAATGCTCTGGCAGCCGCACTGGGTGCTCCGCCCGTCACCCGCCATGTTCCCTACGCCGTGGCCTACAACGTGGCCTTCATGCTGGAGTGTATCTGGCACCTGTTCGGCATCAAGAAGCCACCGATGATCACGCGTTACGCCGTGTGGCTCATGGGTCGGCGGTGTTACTTCAGTGCTGAGAAGGCTCGCCAAGACCTGGGCTGGAAATCCACGGTGTCCTACGAGGAAGGCGTGAAGAGGACCATCGCCTGGCTGCATGAGGAGGAGGCTCGCCAAGGCCGCCGATAG
- a CDS encoding OmpH family outer membrane protein has translation MKTGISLMAVVLTAAIVWSLAAADNKAAPSAAGKGATRVGVLDLVKVFNEFEQTKVLNAEIDKYKAKLGEEKVQREDKIDTEKKTLQTFAPDSADYQRRVREVRKMMIEYRAWLESEQQSLTDEHRRWIERTYDMVTQTTAAVARAHGIDVIITKEDLDKSVSDTTVLLKQILNRKVVYASPDLDITDEVMKSLNDVFAKSGGAKSIQFGM, from the coding sequence ATGAAGACGGGAATTAGTCTTATGGCCGTCGTATTAACCGCCGCGATCGTATGGAGCCTGGCCGCCGCTGACAACAAGGCGGCGCCGTCCGCGGCTGGCAAGGGGGCCACGCGAGTCGGGGTGCTAGACTTGGTGAAGGTGTTCAACGAGTTCGAGCAGACCAAGGTTCTCAATGCCGAGATCGACAAGTACAAGGCCAAGCTGGGTGAGGAGAAGGTGCAGCGCGAGGACAAGATTGACACCGAGAAGAAGACGCTGCAGACCTTCGCTCCGGACAGCGCCGACTATCAGCGCCGTGTCCGGGAGGTGAGGAAGATGATGATCGAGTACCGCGCCTGGCTCGAATCCGAGCAGCAGAGCCTTACCGACGAGCACCGCCGCTGGATCGAGCGGACCTATGATATGGTGACCCAGACGACGGCCGCCGTAGCCCGGGCTCACGGGATCGACGTGATCATCACCAAGGAGGATCTGGATAAGAGCGTCAGCGACACGACGGTTCTGCTCAAGCAGATCCTCAACCGCAAAGTGGTGTACGCCAGTCCGGATCTTGACATCACCGACGAGGTCATGAAGAGCCTGAATGACGTCTTCGCCAAATCCGGCGGGGCGAAATCGATCCAGTTCGGGATGTGA
- the lpxD gene encoding UDP-3-O-(3-hydroxymyristoyl)glucosamine N-acyltransferase, which produces MSSTYTLAEIAKWVQGVVRGDASVRISGVAGVEEAQVSHITWLSDDKYAAKLRSSRAGAVLVDARFGETPMAAILCEQPALAIVAILEHFAPPVPRPPIGAHPAAVVAPSARLGCDVRLGPNVVVGENAVIGDRSVLHANVFVGADSSLGSDCELWPGVVIRERCELGDRVVVHPNTTVGADGFGYQYAGGRHVKIPQIGRVVIEADVEIGANCCIDRAKFGDTRVGRGTKIDNLVQVAHNVQVGPGCILVAQCGIAGSTRLGRGVVLGGKVGVKDHVVLHDGVQVGACACISKDIPAGSRVMGIPAVDHERFVRERAALRRAPQMVEQIKALTQRIEQLEASADDRASG; this is translated from the coding sequence ATGAGCAGCACCTACACACTGGCCGAGATCGCCAAGTGGGTCCAAGGCGTGGTTCGGGGCGATGCGAGTGTCCGGATCTCCGGCGTGGCCGGCGTTGAGGAGGCCCAGGTGTCGCACATCACCTGGCTGTCCGACGACAAGTATGCCGCGAAGCTGAGGTCCTCGCGGGCGGGTGCCGTCCTGGTCGACGCCCGGTTCGGTGAGACACCCATGGCGGCCATCTTGTGCGAACAGCCGGCCTTGGCCATCGTAGCGATCCTGGAACACTTCGCTCCGCCGGTGCCGCGTCCTCCGATCGGTGCTCACCCGGCTGCCGTGGTGGCGCCCTCGGCCAGGCTTGGATGCGACGTTCGGTTGGGGCCGAACGTGGTCGTGGGCGAGAACGCCGTGATCGGCGATCGGAGCGTGCTCCATGCCAACGTCTTCGTGGGGGCGGATAGCTCCTTGGGTTCCGACTGCGAGCTCTGGCCGGGTGTGGTGATCCGCGAACGCTGCGAGCTGGGCGACCGGGTGGTGGTTCACCCTAACACGACGGTCGGGGCGGACGGCTTTGGCTATCAATACGCCGGTGGTCGGCATGTGAAGATTCCCCAGATTGGGAGGGTCGTAATTGAAGCAGATGTTGAAATCGGGGCGAATTGTTGTATTGATCGGGCCAAGTTTGGGGACACGCGGGTGGGGAGGGGCACTAAGATTGATAACCTGGTGCAGGTTGCCCATAATGTTCAGGTTGGTCCCGGGTGTATTCTGGTGGCCCAATGCGGGATTGCCGGCAGCACACGGTTGGGACGGGGCGTGGTGCTCGGGGGGAAGGTTGGTGTGAAGGACCATGTGGTCTTGCACGATGGTGTGCAAGTGGGGGCTTGCGCCTGTATTTCAAAGGACATACCGGCCGGTTCCCGCGTCATGGGGATTCCCGCGGTCGACCATGAGCGATTTGTTCGTGAACGGGCTGCCCTGCGGCGGGCGCCGCAGATGGTCGAGCAGATCAAAGCCCTGACCCAACGGATCGAGCAGCTTGAAGCTTCAGCAGACGATAGAGCGTCCGGTTGA